One Leptospira bouyouniensis DNA window includes the following coding sequences:
- a CDS encoding alpha-2-macroglobulin family protein — translation MHFRFQVLVLLFLSLVLVQSDFTQSAPPSIEFFTPNGFVKEPKQVTARFTKPMVALGDIRPETDIFQVKCPFPGTSRFIDSTTWVYEFENQIPGGVHCSFVLKDGIKSFSGEKIQGEKNFSFHTGGPSVKYSSPYNGSSISEDQVFLLHLDGKPDLSSFQKFVYFRSEELGNRIPVILVTGSERKTFLQTIGKKDKEETIVIKAKQTFLPDRQIQLVLGKGFKSVWGGEIPEDEVLSFTVRPVFSARFSCERTTADANCIPILPVSLSFNSLVSQELLDKITLVGKDGKEYPKNKVTGKGNEFSDWVSFPGPFPENAEFTIKIPDLVDDANRSLANVAAFPLKFKTDEFPPLAKFSAKFGILESKANPALPVTLRNLEANLPVKSTSLGLDGKSQKTLDILEIQKWFQTLSKVERNQSVFQTPISNAKINSFQMPKPNGKKPMEVVGIPLETPGFYVVEIASEVLANHLFAEGEGKKMYVSSAALVTNLSPHFKWGKDTSLVWVTSLNTGLPEAGVQIKILDCQGNVRGAGITGKDGTMLFGNINFQEVPYCGYHELGSGLTIFAQKNDDISFTSSTWEKGIESWRYQLPQANTGYSNYLESIVLDRTLFKKGETVHLKHIRRSFGNKGLQPADSKDYPSTVVIKHEGSGESFSTPLVWSFPGHAESEFKIPKNAKHGVYLVTYPYNNEDESYGRTVTQFRVEEFRLPVLKGNIQLSGDSQNLVSPKEAKVLFGLEYLSGGGASLVPVKVRSQVVPSYYTAKEEYSTFSFSPDNIKEGKWKVSGYEEEEVEEIKPKVISTIAKTDAKGFFEHKFQDLKSIPGYGNFQVEMEYSDPTGEIHTISRSFPVSPAELHLGVLPDGWYFTEDKVKLQLIVLDAKDKPVPSQKIKVNAYKKEFYSNRKRLVGGFYAYEHYEEVNKLGEFCEGKTDNKGILICEGKSPSTGDIVFLAETKDKNGNLTNSSYNVWVSAKEEVWFDVSDHNRMDILPEKRSVEPGETIKVQIKSPFREATALVSMEREGVIDYFVTPVSGKDPFISVPIKKEYAPNVYISVFLVRGRMGDPKPTGLVDLAKPSYRLGLSMLKVGYKPYSLSVSVTPNKKQYQVRETADVELEIKTSDGKIPTEGTEVTLAVVDEALLELSPNHTWNLLDVMMGSRPHQVVTSTAQSQIIGKRHFGLKAKPEGGGGGKQSTRSLFETLLYWKGKAIVGKEGKFKFSFPLNDSLTTFRIVAIATSGAREFGTGMAKIQTSQKIQTFSGIPPVVRLGDTLQHEVNLRNAGDMKEQLRVRMSVVDIKNGAEVKSELETKSAFLSPGETKQITWDLTVPEDSTKRKFSLEVSSPNGTVMDSLSVEQTVIPAFTERVYQAGLFLYESPFKESVQTPPGSKENSGKMVWKASPTILTSIGGIQKYFQTYPYSCMEQRVSKAIGLRSDTLWNEVIGDLNSFLDYDGLVKYFARMEHGSEILTSYVLTSAKLTNKTIPEETLSRMLAGLQGFLDGRVYGERYRFGADLVVRKIIVWEALTRYQTYDWEQVRPIFEGIEFLPTASLIDLSDIYGRVNGADPKVKNRLYSVLRSRLNLQGSELIIADSGFTNPWWILGSRDYTMSKFLLWVISEPSYKKDLPRIIKAFVKMQKQGRYDSTLGNAYSVLVFDRVSKLLEGEKVTGGKVKVQTEKENLLLEPNGKQTVTQTLDTSPQFVTVSYEGKGKPWIEWSVQSILPLKEPIASGYRLKRSWEPIQVAKSGVLSKGDTIKVKIEIDADSDKTWVVVEDPIPPGSLPLGRGFGRESQIGQDKPGDTSYYLSFEEKTLSLYRAYFEYLPKGKHTIEHSYRLNHVGTFVMPSTRIEAMYSPETHAEWPNEIVRISENKE, via the coding sequence ATGCACTTTCGTTTCCAAGTCCTTGTCCTTCTTTTCCTTTCCCTTGTTTTGGTACAGTCTGATTTTACCCAAAGTGCTCCACCGAGTATTGAATTTTTCACTCCGAATGGTTTTGTCAAAGAACCCAAACAAGTGACTGCTCGGTTCACAAAACCGATGGTGGCACTCGGAGACATTCGCCCAGAAACAGATATTTTCCAAGTAAAATGTCCATTCCCAGGGACAAGCCGCTTTATCGATTCAACAACTTGGGTATATGAATTTGAAAATCAAATCCCTGGTGGGGTTCATTGTTCCTTTGTTTTAAAAGATGGGATCAAATCTTTTAGCGGAGAAAAGATTCAAGGGGAAAAGAATTTTTCCTTCCATACAGGTGGACCCTCTGTAAAGTATTCTTCACCATATAACGGTAGTTCGATTTCAGAAGACCAAGTTTTTTTATTACATTTGGATGGGAAACCAGACCTTTCCAGCTTTCAAAAATTTGTATATTTTCGTTCAGAAGAATTAGGAAACAGAATCCCTGTGATTTTAGTAACAGGATCTGAAAGGAAAACCTTTTTACAAACAATTGGTAAAAAAGACAAAGAAGAAACCATAGTAATCAAAGCAAAACAAACGTTTTTACCCGATCGGCAAATCCAATTAGTTCTTGGTAAAGGTTTTAAATCTGTGTGGGGTGGAGAGATTCCAGAAGATGAAGTTTTATCTTTTACAGTCAGGCCAGTTTTTTCTGCAAGGTTTAGTTGTGAACGGACAACAGCCGATGCCAACTGTATTCCAATACTTCCTGTCAGTTTGTCTTTTAACTCTCTCGTATCACAAGAGTTACTTGATAAAATAACTCTGGTTGGAAAGGACGGTAAGGAATACCCAAAAAACAAAGTAACTGGAAAGGGGAATGAATTTTCGGATTGGGTGAGTTTTCCTGGGCCGTTTCCTGAAAATGCAGAATTCACAATCAAAATACCAGACCTTGTCGATGATGCCAATAGAAGTTTGGCAAATGTTGCCGCTTTTCCTTTGAAGTTTAAAACAGATGAATTTCCCCCTCTTGCCAAATTTAGCGCAAAGTTTGGAATCTTAGAATCGAAAGCAAATCCAGCACTTCCAGTCACCTTACGGAACTTAGAGGCAAACTTGCCTGTTAAATCCACTTCCCTTGGTTTGGATGGAAAAAGTCAAAAAACATTGGATATTTTGGAAATCCAAAAATGGTTCCAAACATTATCAAAAGTAGAACGGAACCAATCTGTTTTCCAAACACCAATCTCGAATGCAAAAATAAATTCTTTCCAAATGCCAAAACCCAATGGGAAAAAACCAATGGAAGTAGTTGGCATTCCTTTGGAGACTCCTGGGTTTTATGTGGTGGAAATTGCAAGTGAAGTACTTGCAAACCATCTCTTTGCCGAAGGGGAAGGAAAAAAAATGTATGTTTCGAGTGCGGCCCTTGTGACTAACCTTTCCCCTCATTTCAAATGGGGGAAAGACACAAGCCTTGTATGGGTCACAAGTTTAAATACAGGACTTCCTGAAGCAGGAGTACAAATCAAAATCTTAGATTGCCAAGGGAATGTGAGGGGAGCAGGTATCACTGGAAAAGATGGAACTATGCTTTTTGGTAACATCAATTTCCAAGAAGTACCATATTGTGGTTATCATGAGTTAGGTTCTGGATTAACCATATTTGCACAAAAAAATGATGATATTAGTTTTACATCGAGCACTTGGGAAAAAGGGATCGAAAGTTGGCGTTACCAACTCCCACAAGCAAACACCGGGTATTCTAATTATTTAGAGTCAATTGTACTTGACCGCACTCTTTTTAAAAAGGGGGAAACTGTTCACCTAAAACATATTCGTCGTAGTTTTGGAAACAAAGGTTTACAACCTGCTGATTCAAAAGATTATCCATCGACAGTTGTGATCAAACACGAAGGATCTGGTGAGAGTTTTTCTACTCCACTTGTTTGGTCTTTTCCTGGTCATGCCGAATCAGAATTTAAAATACCGAAAAATGCTAAACATGGTGTGTATCTTGTAACGTATCCATATAACAATGAAGATGAGAGTTATGGCCGCACTGTCACACAATTTCGTGTTGAAGAGTTTCGTCTGCCTGTTCTCAAAGGGAATATTCAATTGAGTGGTGATTCACAAAACCTTGTTTCACCAAAAGAAGCCAAGGTCCTTTTTGGATTGGAATATCTTTCTGGAGGAGGAGCTTCGCTTGTTCCTGTTAAGGTTCGTTCACAAGTTGTCCCAAGTTATTATACGGCAAAGGAAGAATACTCTACATTTAGTTTTTCACCAGACAACATAAAAGAAGGGAAGTGGAAAGTAAGTGGGTATGAGGAAGAGGAAGTTGAAGAAATAAAACCAAAAGTTATTTCTACTATTGCTAAAACCGATGCCAAGGGATTTTTTGAACATAAATTCCAAGACCTAAAATCAATACCTGGGTATGGAAATTTCCAAGTGGAAATGGAATACTCTGATCCAACTGGTGAGATCCATACAATTTCACGTAGTTTTCCCGTATCTCCCGCAGAACTTCATTTAGGCGTTTTGCCAGACGGATGGTATTTCACTGAAGACAAAGTAAAATTACAATTGATCGTTCTGGATGCCAAAGACAAACCCGTACCTTCACAAAAAATAAAAGTGAATGCTTATAAAAAAGAATTTTATTCGAACAGAAAACGCCTTGTTGGAGGATTTTATGCTTACGAACATTATGAGGAAGTAAACAAACTAGGTGAGTTTTGTGAAGGGAAAACAGATAACAAAGGTATCTTGATATGTGAAGGCAAATCTCCTTCAACAGGAGATATTGTTTTTCTTGCAGAAACAAAAGATAAAAATGGAAATCTAACAAATTCGAGTTATAATGTTTGGGTCAGTGCCAAGGAAGAAGTTTGGTTTGATGTAAGTGACCACAACCGAATGGATATCTTACCTGAAAAACGTTCTGTGGAACCAGGTGAGACGATAAAGGTTCAAATCAAGTCTCCCTTTCGAGAAGCGACTGCACTTGTTAGTATGGAAAGAGAAGGTGTGATAGATTACTTTGTCACTCCGGTCAGTGGAAAAGATCCATTCATAAGTGTTCCAATAAAAAAAGAATATGCACCTAATGTTTATATTTCAGTATTTCTTGTTCGAGGTCGAATGGGAGATCCAAAACCAACAGGCCTTGTGGATTTAGCCAAACCAAGTTACCGTTTGGGTCTTTCGATGTTAAAAGTAGGATACAAACCGTACAGTTTGTCCGTATCAGTCACTCCCAACAAAAAACAATACCAAGTGCGAGAGACTGCAGACGTAGAACTAGAAATCAAAACATCAGATGGGAAAATACCAACAGAAGGGACGGAAGTGACTCTCGCCGTTGTGGACGAAGCACTCCTTGAACTTTCTCCGAATCATACCTGGAATTTACTTGATGTTATGATGGGGTCAAGGCCTCACCAAGTGGTAACTTCCACTGCCCAATCCCAAATTATTGGGAAACGGCATTTTGGTTTGAAAGCAAAACCCGAAGGAGGGGGCGGTGGGAAACAATCTACACGTTCCTTGTTTGAAACTTTATTATATTGGAAAGGAAAAGCCATTGTTGGAAAAGAAGGGAAATTCAAATTTAGTTTTCCTTTGAATGATTCACTTACCACCTTTCGAATCGTTGCCATAGCCACTTCAGGAGCGAGAGAGTTTGGGACAGGGATGGCCAAAATCCAAACCTCACAAAAAATCCAGACTTTTTCTGGAATACCACCTGTTGTACGATTAGGTGATACATTGCAACATGAAGTAAACCTTCGCAATGCTGGGGATATGAAAGAACAACTCCGTGTCCGTATGAGTGTTGTAGACATAAAAAATGGAGCAGAAGTAAAATCTGAATTAGAAACAAAGTCGGCATTTCTTTCTCCAGGGGAAACAAAACAAATTACTTGGGATTTGACGGTTCCTGAAGATAGCACCAAACGAAAGTTTTCTCTCGAAGTGTCTTCACCGAATGGAACTGTTATGGATTCACTATCAGTAGAACAAACTGTTATTCCTGCCTTTACAGAACGAGTCTACCAAGCTGGTCTCTTTTTATATGAATCTCCGTTCAAAGAATCCGTTCAGACACCACCTGGATCCAAAGAAAATTCAGGTAAGATGGTTTGGAAGGCTTCTCCAACTATTCTCACTAGCATCGGAGGGATCCAGAAATATTTCCAAACCTATCCATATTCGTGTATGGAACAACGAGTTTCCAAAGCAATCGGTTTACGATCAGATACTTTATGGAATGAAGTGATTGGAGATTTAAATTCATTTTTGGATTATGATGGATTGGTTAAATACTTTGCAAGGATGGAACATGGAAGTGAAATTCTAACTTCATATGTATTAACATCTGCTAAATTAACTAACAAAACCATTCCCGAAGAAACTCTATCTCGGATGTTAGCTGGTTTACAAGGATTTTTGGATGGAAGGGTGTATGGCGAAAGGTATCGATTTGGTGCAGACCTTGTGGTTCGAAAGATTATCGTTTGGGAGGCACTCACTCGTTACCAAACATATGATTGGGAGCAGGTTCGTCCGATTTTTGAAGGGATCGAATTTTTACCAACGGCGTCACTCATTGATTTGTCAGATATTTATGGTAGGGTGAATGGAGCCGATCCGAAAGTAAAAAATCGACTTTATAGTGTTTTGCGATCAAGATTAAACCTTCAAGGATCAGAGTTAATCATTGCCGATTCGGGATTTACTAATCCTTGGTGGATTTTAGGAAGTCGTGATTATACGATGTCAAAGTTTTTACTTTGGGTGATTTCGGAACCATCTTATAAAAAAGATCTACCTCGTATCATCAAAGCCTTTGTCAAAATGCAAAAACAAGGTAGGTATGACAGTACATTAGGAAATGCTTATTCAGTTCTTGTGTTTGATCGTGTGAGTAAACTTTTGGAAGGGGAAAAGGTGACAGGAGGGAAAGTTAAGGTCCAAACGGAGAAAGAGAATTTGTTGTTAGAACCGAATGGAAAACAAACTGTCACACAAACACTTGATACTAGTCCACAATTCGTAACTGTCTCCTATGAAGGAAAAGGAAAACCTTGGATCGAATGGTCGGTGCAAAGTATTCTCCCTCTCAAGGAACCAATCGCGAGTGGGTATCGTTTGAAACGAAGTTGGGAACCAATCCAAGTGGCAAAATCTGGGGTATTGTCCAAAGGGGATACCATCAAAGTGAAAATTGAAATCGATGCCGATTCTGATAAAACTTGGGTGGTTGTGGAAGACCCAATCCCACCAGGTTCCCTCCCACTTGGGCGTGGATTCGGGCGTGAAAGTCAAATTGGGCAAGACAAACCGGGGGATACTTCCTATTACCTCAGTTTTGAAGAGAAAACCCTCTCACTTTACCGTGCCTATTTTGAGTATTTGCCAAAAGGTAAACATACCATTGAACATAGTTACCGTCTGAACCATGTTGGTACGTTTGTGATGCCATCGACTCGAATAGAGGCGATGTATTCGCCGGAAACCCATGCCGAATGGCCTAACGAAATCGTGAGGATTTCGGAAAATAAGGAATAG
- a CDS encoding sulfatase-like hydrolase/transferase → MGPIQAPLFPIRVFKISLFYSVFFYLFFLVFNTSFTIMGVDVGDFLKQYLGAFFGVYLSTTLKVFSVSLFLNSSLFSLVYLVFYFFKKPETKWYLLALIVFGIECLALCQSMVKFPQIYGEFFFFRYPSFAPFLYFLTDFISPIVPSVCLLVLLFVLLGTLLRQVYFHKNKESFFVILHVLLLVFFHIHGLYVIGILYLALILWQGKKYQNIHIKTYGILILFILFLYLLPNLWILISSFRYSGTEGKPPIFILSADSLRYDKIGTQINGKSITPNIDLFKEDSFVFHDHHTTIPRTFPSWADTLTGKYAMEHKVRDMFPSPDEKQRIGSASFPTLQQILKKLNYDHFAIGSFAADIFPRANFGFDEVYAPNFNARIMTVQRTAETQILLLPFLVGSWFSGGMYLEELDGLSTWGDGERLLGRFRSLVNERKQSPYSITYFSSVIHFPYTPAYPYYKQFTNPNYYGKYKYLKFVDPTDANLPNSEEILQIRSLFDSAVFAFDQEFGEMVGFLKEKGIYDDAIIILTADHGEALYEDVHGQGHGEHLRGESVTHVPLMIKFPKFYQNQTKEKDFYGITSSIDLVPTLLDYFEIPLQKEYPGKSLLAVLGEKDWKENRFVYAETGIWFSDVGNHFFQKQRIPYPNILTLHQVVPEEDYQIMITDPIYRETIAFSKHRSIQNSDFKLIYIPTREGVKFELYDRKKDPLNKNNLYPNHPMASKMKETLYQTVMRWESASLAGEYLIPSSLSDINEN, encoded by the coding sequence ATGGGTCCGATCCAAGCCCCTCTTTTCCCAATCCGAGTTTTTAAAATATCCCTATTCTATTCGGTTTTTTTTTATCTATTTTTCCTAGTCTTTAATACTAGTTTTACTATTATGGGAGTTGATGTCGGCGACTTCCTAAAACAATACTTAGGTGCCTTTTTTGGTGTTTATTTATCCACGACCTTAAAGGTTTTTTCCGTCTCTTTGTTTCTCAACTCAAGTTTATTTTCCTTGGTTTACCTTGTTTTTTATTTTTTTAAAAAACCGGAAACCAAGTGGTATCTCTTAGCTTTGATTGTGTTTGGAATTGAATGTTTGGCACTTTGTCAGTCGATGGTTAAATTCCCACAAATTTATGGAGAATTCTTTTTCTTTCGGTATCCAAGTTTTGCACCTTTTTTATATTTTTTAACTGATTTTATCTCGCCGATTGTACCTAGCGTTTGTTTGTTAGTTCTGCTTTTTGTTTTGTTGGGAACTTTATTAAGACAAGTATACTTTCATAAAAACAAAGAAAGTTTTTTTGTTATCCTTCATGTTTTGCTATTAGTTTTTTTCCATATCCATGGATTGTATGTGATTGGGATTTTGTATTTAGCCCTTATCTTATGGCAAGGTAAGAAATACCAAAATATCCATATCAAAACATATGGAATATTAATTCTTTTCATTTTGTTTTTGTATCTTTTACCAAACCTTTGGATATTGATATCTTCTTTTCGTTATTCGGGAACAGAAGGAAAACCCCCAATTTTCATTTTATCTGCAGATTCTCTCAGATATGATAAAATTGGAACTCAGATAAATGGAAAATCGATCACACCAAACATAGATTTATTTAAAGAAGATAGTTTTGTATTCCATGACCACCATACAACGATTCCGCGAACATTTCCAAGTTGGGCAGATACTCTGACTGGTAAATATGCGATGGAACACAAAGTTAGGGATATGTTTCCTTCACCAGATGAAAAACAAAGGATTGGTTCTGCATCATTTCCTACCCTTCAACAAATTTTAAAAAAATTAAATTATGATCACTTTGCTATTGGTAGTTTCGCAGCGGATATATTCCCACGTGCGAATTTTGGATTTGATGAGGTATATGCACCTAACTTCAATGCAAGGATCATGACAGTGCAACGGACGGCGGAAACTCAAATCCTTTTATTACCATTCCTTGTAGGTTCCTGGTTTTCTGGAGGGATGTATTTAGAAGAACTTGATGGTCTGTCCACTTGGGGGGATGGCGAAAGGTTACTAGGTCGGTTTCGTAGTCTAGTCAACGAACGGAAACAATCTCCATATTCAATAACATATTTTTCCAGTGTGATCCACTTTCCTTATACACCAGCATACCCTTATTACAAACAATTCACAAATCCCAACTATTATGGTAAATACAAGTATCTCAAATTTGTCGATCCTACGGATGCAAATCTTCCCAACTCAGAGGAAATCTTACAAATTCGTAGCTTATTTGATAGCGCTGTATTTGCCTTTGATCAAGAATTTGGTGAAATGGTTGGTTTTTTAAAAGAGAAAGGAATTTATGATGATGCAATCATCATTCTTACTGCTGACCATGGGGAGGCACTTTATGAGGATGTCCACGGACAAGGCCATGGGGAACATTTACGTGGAGAATCTGTCACTCATGTTCCCCTAATGATCAAGTTTCCAAAATTTTACCAAAACCAAACAAAGGAAAAAGATTTTTATGGGATCACATCAAGTATAGATTTGGTTCCAACTCTCCTTGACTATTTTGAAATTCCATTACAAAAAGAATACCCCGGTAAATCACTGTTAGCTGTTCTTGGAGAAAAGGATTGGAAAGAAAATCGCTTCGTATATGCGGAGACTGGTATTTGGTTTTCCGATGTTGGGAATCATTTTTTCCAAAAACAAAGAATCCCATATCCAAATATATTAACATTACATCAAGTAGTCCCAGAAGAGGACTACCAAATTATGATCACCGATCCAATTTATAGAGAAACCATTGCGTTCTCTAAACACAGAAGCATCCAAAATTCTGATTTCAAACTCATTTACATACCGACTCGGGAAGGAGTGAAGTTTGAGTTATACGATCGTAAAAAAGATCCACTCAACAAGAATAATTTATATCCCAATCATCCAATGGCTTCCAAAATGAAGGAAACCTTGTACCAAACCGTAATGAGGTGGGAAAGTGCCTCATTAGCTGGTGAATATTTGATCCCAAGTTCTTTATCTGATATAAATGAAAACTAA
- the carB gene encoding carbamoyl-phosphate synthase large subunit yields the protein MPQRNDLKSILIIGSGPIVIGQACEFDYSGTQATKALREKGIRVILVNSNPATIMTDPDLADATYIEPLTVPVLEKIIKKEKPDAILPTVGGQTALNLALALHREGILEKYNVELIGAKVEAIRKAEDRELFKLAMEKLGIRVAKSFMVSDMEAARKAKDEIGFPIIIRPAFTLGGTGGGTCYDESEFEEIAQKGLSASPISQVLVEESVMGWKEFELEVMRDLNDNVVIICSIENLDPMGVHTGDSITVAPQQTLSDKEYQRLRDMSIDIIREIGVETGGSNIQFAVNPENGDVIVIEMNPRVSRSSALASKATGFPIAKIAALLSIGYTLDEIRNDITRVTPASFEPSIDYVVTKIPRFAFEKFPGSDNTLGVQMKAVGEAMAIGRNFKESFQKALRSLETDRFGFGSDGYLKELMEWEAVPIEQRKEWLTAKVKRPTDKRIFYVKMAFDFGMSVEEIHEICKIDPWFLYQFEELFQLENKYRKEGNTIIEEMKQAGFSNRQLAFLSKEEQILAQVRSGAAIDITKAKVDKTLREEEEKIESYLEEKNIQPVYKRIDTCAGEFEAFTPYMYSTYDDEDESDVTSKKKVMILGGGPNRIGQGIEFDYCCCHASFSLQEAGVESIMVNSNPETVSTDYDTSDRLYFEPLSLEDVMAIFKKERPDGVIVQLGGQTPLKLAKSLEKRGVPILGTSPDSIDRAEDRKRFAEVLEKLNLKSPENGIASSKDKAREIARKIGYPVLVRPSYVLGGRAMLIVNEETELDKYMEEAEEVSEDRPLLVDSFLQDATEVDVDALCDGKDVFIAGVMEHIEEAGIHSGDSACVLPPQSISQKMILEIEEATYRLALELDVKGLINVQYAIKDETLYVLEVNPRASRTVPFVAKSIGIPIVKIAVRLMLGEPLSSFKLGKRYSAPMITVKEAVLPFSKFPGVDTILGPEMRSTGEVMGVAATKGEAFVKAQIMAGEEPPKHGTVFVTINDKTKKELLESVRSLSNLGYNIIATEGTHKFLSDNGILSSKINKIYDGYFPNVIDYIKEKKIHLIINTPLSRVTRENAFTIRQAAIKYKVPCLTTSQAAKALIHGLVEMKDKGYSVNSLQEIHKKK from the coding sequence ATGCCGCAACGTAACGACTTAAAATCAATTTTGATCATCGGATCCGGACCTATCGTAATCGGGCAGGCATGTGAGTTTGACTATTCTGGAACCCAAGCAACAAAGGCGCTTCGGGAAAAAGGAATTCGAGTCATATTGGTAAATTCGAATCCAGCAACCATCATGACCGATCCCGATCTAGCCGATGCCACTTATATTGAACCTCTTACGGTTCCTGTCCTTGAGAAAATCATTAAAAAAGAAAAGCCTGATGCCATCTTACCAACTGTCGGAGGACAAACCGCACTTAACCTAGCACTAGCCTTACACCGAGAAGGAATATTAGAAAAATATAATGTGGAGTTGATCGGTGCCAAAGTAGAAGCCATTCGGAAAGCAGAAGATCGTGAGTTATTCAAACTCGCAATGGAAAAACTTGGAATTCGGGTGGCGAAGTCTTTTATGGTTTCTGATATGGAAGCTGCAAGGAAAGCAAAAGATGAAATTGGATTTCCAATTATCATTCGTCCTGCCTTCACTTTAGGTGGGACGGGAGGTGGAACTTGTTACGACGAATCTGAATTTGAAGAGATCGCTCAAAAAGGTTTATCTGCATCGCCAATTTCTCAAGTATTAGTCGAAGAATCTGTCATGGGATGGAAAGAATTCGAATTAGAAGTAATGCGAGATTTGAATGATAATGTGGTTATCATTTGTTCAATCGAAAACTTGGACCCAATGGGAGTCCATACAGGAGATTCAATTACTGTCGCCCCACAACAAACATTAAGTGATAAAGAATACCAAAGATTACGAGATATGTCGATTGATATCATTCGTGAGATTGGTGTGGAAACAGGTGGATCCAATATCCAATTTGCAGTGAACCCGGAGAACGGTGATGTGATTGTGATTGAAATGAATCCAAGGGTTTCTCGTTCCTCAGCACTAGCTTCAAAAGCGACAGGATTCCCAATCGCAAAAATCGCAGCACTGCTTTCGATAGGTTATACTTTAGATGAAATCCGAAATGATATAACTCGCGTAACTCCTGCTAGTTTTGAACCATCAATTGATTACGTAGTTACAAAAATTCCGAGGTTTGCATTTGAAAAATTCCCGGGATCTGACAATACATTAGGCGTTCAAATGAAAGCTGTTGGGGAAGCAATGGCCATCGGACGAAACTTCAAAGAAAGTTTTCAAAAAGCCTTACGATCGTTAGAGACAGACAGATTTGGATTTGGAAGTGACGGTTATTTAAAAGAGCTTATGGAATGGGAAGCCGTTCCAATCGAACAAAGAAAAGAATGGTTAACTGCTAAAGTAAAACGCCCAACCGACAAACGAATTTTTTATGTAAAGATGGCGTTTGATTTTGGAATGAGCGTGGAAGAAATCCATGAAATTTGTAAAATTGATCCTTGGTTTTTATATCAATTTGAGGAACTTTTCCAACTGGAAAACAAATACCGTAAAGAAGGGAATACAATCATCGAGGAAATGAAACAAGCTGGTTTTTCGAATCGCCAACTAGCCTTCCTTTCTAAAGAAGAACAAATTTTAGCGCAGGTAAGAAGTGGTGCTGCCATTGACATCACAAAAGCGAAAGTGGACAAAACTCTTAGGGAAGAAGAAGAAAAAATTGAATCTTACTTAGAAGAAAAAAACATCCAACCAGTTTACAAACGAATTGATACTTGTGCAGGTGAGTTTGAAGCCTTTACTCCTTACATGTATTCAACCTATGATGATGAAGATGAATCAGATGTCACCTCAAAGAAAAAAGTTATGATTCTTGGTGGGGGACCAAACCGAATTGGACAAGGGATTGAATTCGATTATTGCTGTTGCCATGCATCTTTTTCCTTACAAGAAGCAGGTGTTGAATCCATCATGGTCAATTCAAATCCAGAAACGGTTTCTACCGATTATGATACTTCGGACAGATTGTACTTTGAGCCACTCAGTTTAGAAGATGTGATGGCAATTTTCAAAAAAGAAAGACCGGATGGAGTCATTGTTCAATTAGGTGGTCAAACTCCATTGAAACTCGCAAAATCTTTGGAAAAAAGAGGAGTTCCTATTTTGGGAACAAGTCCCGATTCAATCGACCGTGCAGAAGACAGAAAACGATTTGCTGAAGTGTTAGAAAAATTAAATCTTAAATCTCCTGAAAATGGAATTGCATCTTCCAAAGACAAAGCGAGAGAAATTGCCAGAAAAATAGGTTACCCAGTCCTAGTAAGACCATCATATGTGTTAGGTGGTCGAGCAATGCTAATTGTCAATGAAGAAACAGAATTAGACAAGTACATGGAAGAAGCAGAAGAAGTTTCAGAAGACAGACCTCTACTTGTGGATTCCTTTTTACAAGATGCAACGGAAGTTGATGTGGACGCACTTTGTGATGGAAAGGATGTTTTTATTGCAGGAGTTATGGAACATATTGAAGAAGCAGGAATCCATTCTGGTGACTCAGCATGTGTATTACCACCTCAAAGTATTTCACAAAAAATGATCCTAGAGATTGAAGAGGCAACTTATCGTCTAGCTTTGGAATTAGATGTAAAAGGACTTATCAATGTCCAGTATGCCATTAAAGATGAAACATTATATGTATTAGAAGTAAACCCAAGAGCTTCAAGGACAGTTCCGTTTGTTGCAAAATCAATTGGAATCCCAATCGTGAAAATTGCTGTACGATTGATGCTCGGTGAACCACTTTCATCTTTTAAATTGGGGAAACGTTATTCTGCACCAATGATCACTGTCAAAGAAGCAGTGCTTCCTTTTAGTAAGTTCCCTGGTGTAGATACTATTCTTGGTCCAGAAATGAGATCAACAGGCGAAGTGATGGGTGTTGCAGCAACAAAAGGTGAAGCATTTGTCAAAGCTCAAATTATGGCTGGTGAAGAGCCGCCAAAACACGGAACTGTTTTTGTTACAATCAATGATAAAACAAAAAAAGAATTATTGGAATCAGTGAGATCTCTTTCGAACCTTGGTTATAATATCATAGCAACAGAAGGAACCCATAAGTTTTTATCAGACAATGGAATTTTATCGAGTAAAATCAATAAGATCTATGATGGGTATTTTCCAAACGTAATTGATTACATCAAAGAGAAAAAAATACATCTCATCATCAATACTCCGCTTTCAAGGGTAACACGCGAGAACGCGTTTACGATCAGACAAGCGGCTATTAAATACAAAGTTCCTTGTCTCACCACTTCTCAAGCAGCAAAGGCTCTAATCCATGGACTTGTGGAAATGAAGGATAAAGGATATTCTGTGAACTCCCTTCAGGAAATTCATAAGAAAAAATAA